A window of the Leucothrix mucor DSM 2157 genome harbors these coding sequences:
- a CDS encoding TRAP transporter small permease subunit: MMINSVPRSRRFWRSASALMVSAILLFLFSRYLMFWLDVPGVDKLIGHFGQANETLTVTELMETVGFLVFSVLVFVYLLRKIAKSPEVTLLDDSERYSRWAAYLVRAAFWSIFLIGLADTVISFLRVENLLVGVAGEELAQNLDQARWRGIWVHYPLILVSMVIAWFSRSLGFIWLAFLVVMAEFGIVLSRFIFSYEQAFMGDLVRFWYAGLFLFASAYTLVEGGHVRVDVVYAGLSRRAKAWVNTVGCILLGLPLCWTILTLGMDTKQSSLISPIINFEMSQSGYGLFVKYLMAAFLVVFAVSMAFQFVSYLLSNVAILVNEQGADVIGVEEE; this comes from the coding sequence ATGATGATAAATTCCGTACCCAGATCCCGCCGGTTCTGGCGATCTGCTTCTGCGCTAATGGTATCAGCGATCTTGCTGTTTCTGTTTAGCCGCTACCTGATGTTTTGGTTAGACGTTCCCGGTGTGGATAAGCTCATCGGGCATTTTGGTCAAGCCAATGAAACTCTGACAGTCACAGAACTCATGGAAACCGTTGGTTTCCTCGTATTTAGTGTGCTGGTCTTTGTCTACTTACTGAGAAAAATCGCTAAGTCTCCCGAGGTTACCTTGTTGGATGACTCTGAGCGTTACTCCCGTTGGGCTGCTTATTTGGTTAGAGCGGCTTTCTGGTCAATCTTTTTGATTGGTTTGGCAGACACTGTTATCTCATTTTTACGGGTCGAAAATTTACTGGTCGGTGTAGCTGGTGAAGAGTTGGCACAAAATCTGGACCAAGCCCGTTGGCGTGGAATATGGGTTCATTACCCGCTCATTCTCGTTTCAATGGTTATTGCTTGGTTTAGTCGGTCACTAGGTTTTATCTGGTTAGCCTTTTTAGTGGTAATGGCTGAGTTCGGCATCGTACTCTCTCGTTTTATCTTCTCCTACGAACAAGCCTTCATGGGTGACTTGGTGCGTTTTTGGTATGCGGGTCTGTTCCTGTTTGCCAGCGCCTATACCTTGGTTGAGGGCGGTCATGTTCGGGTGGATGTTGTTTATGCGGGTCTGAGTCGACGCGCCAAAGCATGGGTGAATACAGTTGGTTGTATTTTACTGGGCTTACCGTTGTGTTGGACCATTCTGACACTGGGCATGGATACTAAACAAAGTAGCCTGATCAGCCCGATTATTAATTTTGAAATGTCACAGAGCGGCTACGGCTTATTTGTGAAGTATCTGATGGCGGCTTTCTTGGTCGTGTTTGCCGTGTCGATGGCATTTCAGTTTGTTAGTTACTTGCTCAGCAACGTCGCCATCTTGGTGAACGAACAGGGCGCGGATGTAATCGGGGTTGAGGAAGAATAA
- a CDS encoding SLC13 family permease → MELVFLGILFLLMITALVSGFPVAFALPGSAIGAVLLAAGAGYLFEGDVSAYFAQDGPTQWLSAGVTNFRSLYWIVERDTLIAIPLFIFMGIMLQRSKIAEDLLVAMAQLFGPIPGGLGISVVFVGALLAATTGIVGATVIAMGLISLPAMMRNNYSKSLATGTICASGTLGQIIPPSIVLIILADQLSSAADQANTARKVLYRENTGEFSMPSHFDVVSASAGDMFMGALIPGAILVGLYMLYILVIAWIKPSMAPPVPYEGEYDARFLRNILLALVPPLTLIFVVLGSILLGVATVNQAGAIGAVGAMIMAGYRLYGGRWTTFLPGLIALVSVLAIAYLRSKHDLNIRNVQSEEERQAIIYAGIAVGGLLFAIGWSAWRIYRIDNTLSEVMIETAKTTSMVFIILIGAAMLTSAFRAFGGEELVKHYLTGLPGGFWTQFLVVMLVIFLLGFFLDFIEIAVVVVPIVAPILLANPEANITAVWLGVMIGLNIQTSFLTPPFGFALFYLRGVADKTIRTMDIYKGASVFIGLQILGLAIAGYYPTLVNYLPNRTHLLSDTAPPPMNPKIQGCLEDYVIEEYANNEETIRAAIQTAQKLDISYLPADLQQSFKESTNDAARSFDLMAETARVRQELDDYAPEYAPIHRNVRTIERDAKRIEAGIKDLETEIKSLTYTAGDQSTATAVMEAQVASLKEDREKLLATIPDTWEAARARYIELQDNLSKAQRKYYSTTDTAYEQTRNIRDVIASTPALKVFRPELDMLAETITHAPQEPAMDTIKTVEDRLGDIAGASAIKSNLSRARRALKKDDSEEGRTAAIKFQKKAIEIYESEMVWRLRAEKELAPALATYDAAISKTIGVRSQARLTDDQAKQIAMCQSSHKDVSLSF, encoded by the coding sequence ATGGAATTAGTCTTTTTAGGAATACTTTTCCTACTGATGATCACGGCGTTGGTGTCCGGCTTTCCGGTCGCCTTTGCCTTACCCGGCTCCGCCATCGGAGCGGTTTTGCTGGCAGCCGGTGCCGGTTATTTATTTGAAGGGGATGTAAGCGCCTATTTTGCGCAGGATGGGCCAACCCAGTGGCTAAGTGCCGGGGTCACCAACTTCCGAAGTCTCTACTGGATTGTTGAACGCGATACCTTGATTGCTATTCCTTTGTTTATCTTTATGGGAATCATGCTGCAGCGTTCAAAAATTGCTGAAGATTTATTGGTCGCAATGGCGCAGCTGTTCGGCCCAATTCCGGGCGGACTAGGTATCTCAGTAGTATTTGTAGGAGCCTTGCTGGCTGCGACTACCGGTATCGTGGGTGCAACCGTAATTGCCATGGGGCTGATTTCGCTCCCGGCAATGATGCGCAACAACTATTCCAAATCGCTGGCGACCGGAACCATCTGTGCTTCCGGAACGCTGGGGCAAATTATCCCGCCATCGATTGTATTAATCATTTTGGCAGATCAGTTGTCGAGCGCAGCCGATCAAGCGAATACTGCACGTAAAGTGTTGTACCGTGAAAATACCGGCGAATTCTCCATGCCATCGCATTTTGATGTGGTATCGGCGAGTGCCGGTGACATGTTCATGGGAGCTTTAATTCCGGGTGCAATTTTGGTTGGTTTGTACATGTTGTACATTCTGGTCATTGCCTGGATTAAGCCGAGTATGGCGCCTCCTGTGCCTTATGAAGGTGAGTACGATGCGCGTTTCTTACGTAATATCCTGTTGGCGTTAGTTCCACCACTGACTTTGATCTTTGTGGTATTGGGCTCAATTCTTCTAGGTGTTGCAACCGTTAACCAAGCCGGTGCGATTGGTGCGGTTGGTGCCATGATTATGGCCGGCTACCGCTTGTATGGTGGGCGCTGGACAACGTTTTTACCGGGGCTTATCGCCTTGGTATCGGTACTGGCGATTGCATATTTACGCAGCAAGCACGATCTGAATATTCGTAATGTGCAAAGTGAAGAAGAGCGTCAGGCGATTATCTATGCGGGTATTGCAGTCGGTGGTTTGCTATTTGCCATTGGCTGGAGCGCATGGCGTATTTACCGCATTGACAACACCTTGTCAGAAGTCATGATCGAAACCGCTAAAACCACTTCCATGGTATTCATCATCCTGATTGGTGCGGCAATGTTGACCTCTGCATTTCGTGCGTTCGGTGGTGAAGAGCTGGTTAAGCATTATCTGACGGGCTTACCGGGTGGTTTCTGGACTCAGTTCCTGGTGGTCATGCTGGTTATCTTCCTGCTGGGATTCTTCCTCGACTTTATTGAGATTGCTGTCGTTGTAGTGCCAATTGTTGCGCCAATTCTGCTGGCTAACCCAGAAGCGAATATTACTGCGGTATGGTTAGGTGTGATGATTGGTTTGAATATTCAGACCTCGTTCTTAACGCCACCATTTGGCTTCGCCTTGTTTTATCTCAGGGGGGTGGCAGATAAAACCATTCGCACCATGGATATTTACAAAGGGGCCAGTGTGTTTATTGGTTTGCAGATTTTAGGTTTGGCGATTGCGGGTTACTACCCAACACTGGTGAACTACCTGCCAAATCGTACGCATCTGTTATCAGATACAGCACCGCCACCAATGAATCCTAAGATCCAAGGTTGTCTAGAAGACTATGTAATCGAGGAGTATGCGAATAACGAGGAGACAATCCGGGCAGCGATTCAAACTGCTCAGAAGTTGGATATCTCTTATTTGCCAGCTGATTTGCAGCAGAGCTTTAAAGAGAGCACTAATGATGCCGCACGCAGCTTTGATCTGATGGCTGAGACGGCTCGGGTTCGTCAGGAGCTGGATGACTATGCGCCTGAATACGCACCGATTCATAGAAACGTGCGCACCATTGAGCGAGATGCTAAGCGAATCGAAGCAGGCATTAAGGATCTGGAAACTGAGATCAAGTCACTTACTTATACTGCTGGCGACCAGAGCACTGCAACGGCAGTTATGGAAGCTCAGGTGGCTTCGCTAAAAGAAGATCGTGAAAAGCTGTTGGCGACGATTCCTGATACTTGGGAAGCGGCTCGTGCACGTTATATTGAGCTTCAGGATAATCTCTCCAAGGCGCAACGTAAGTATTACAGCACGACTGATACGGCATATGAGCAGACTCGAAACATTCGTGATGTAATAGCCTCAACACCAGCGCTTAAGGTGTTCCGACCTGAGCTGGATATGTTGGCTGAGACCATTACGCATGCGCCACAAGAGCCTGCAATGGATACCATCAAAACGGTTGAAGATCGTTTAGGTGATATTGCCGGTGCTAGCGCCATCAAGTCGAACCTCTCCAGAGCGCGTCGTGCTCTGAAAAAGGATGACTCTGAAGAAGGGCGTACTGCAGCGATCAAGTTCCAGAAAAAGGCGATTGAGATCTATGAGTCTGAAATGGTCTGGCGCTTAAGGGCTGAAAAAGAGCTAGCACCTGCATTAGCAACGTATGATGCGGCGATCTCTAAGACGATTGGTGTGAGATCTCAAGCGCGCTTAACGGACGATCAGGCTAAGCAAATTGCTATGTGTCAGTCTTCGCACAAGGATGTTTCACTAAGCTTCTAA